From one Shewanella sp. GD04112 genomic stretch:
- the lolE gene encoding lipoprotein-releasing ABC transporter permease subunit LolE: MKGPLALSIGWRFYRARQSNSFISFISFASTAGIALGVAVLIVVLSAMNGFERELEQRLLGVISQADVVGVNEPIADWRAVEQTAMQIEGITAAAPFIRMQGLVQKPGGFQGLAVVGIDPEQEAKVSTLSQFMSKETWQGLSEDDNHIVLGESLLKKLGLEVGDTLALYVQDLDPEHAGSLRAAKSHRFVVSGVYRLGGELELTTAYIPMRYAANILNLHQGVTGVRISVAQVFDAPAKIRELGYALNQSVYISDWTRTQGHLYQDIQLVRTIMYLVLVLVIGVACFNIVSTLVMAVRDKASEIAILMTMGLSRLSVMGIFMVQGALNGLVGCALGGVIGIATAVNLSGIARGIEQLLGIQLLSADVYFVDFLPSELHMTDAGLVIATAFVMSLIATLYPAWKASQIGPAQALAGR; encoded by the coding sequence ATGAAAGGACCATTAGCCCTCTCCATTGGCTGGCGTTTTTATCGTGCGCGCCAATCCAATAGTTTTATTAGTTTTATCTCCTTTGCATCGACTGCGGGCATTGCGCTAGGGGTTGCAGTACTGATTGTGGTGCTCTCGGCCATGAATGGTTTCGAGCGTGAGTTAGAGCAGCGCTTGTTAGGCGTGATCTCCCAAGCCGATGTGGTCGGCGTGAATGAGCCGATTGCCGACTGGCGTGCGGTTGAGCAAACCGCCATGCAGATTGAAGGCATTACGGCGGCGGCACCTTTTATTCGGATGCAAGGATTAGTGCAAAAGCCCGGTGGTTTTCAGGGGCTTGCCGTTGTGGGAATCGACCCTGAGCAAGAGGCAAAAGTCTCGACCCTCTCGCAATTTATGTCGAAAGAGACTTGGCAAGGCTTGAGCGAGGATGACAATCACATCGTCCTTGGCGAGAGTCTGCTGAAAAAGTTAGGCCTCGAAGTTGGCGATACCCTCGCTCTGTATGTGCAAGATCTTGACCCTGAACATGCCGGCAGTTTACGGGCGGCCAAGAGCCATCGTTTTGTGGTGTCGGGTGTGTACCGCCTAGGTGGCGAGCTTGAGTTAACCACGGCGTATATTCCGATGCGCTATGCGGCGAATATTCTGAATTTACATCAAGGTGTCACTGGGGTGCGGATCAGTGTGGCGCAGGTGTTTGATGCGCCAGCGAAAATTCGTGAGTTGGGTTATGCCTTAAACCAGTCCGTTTATATCAGTGATTGGACGCGCACCCAAGGGCATTTATACCAAGATATTCAATTGGTTCGCACCATTATGTATCTCGTTTTGGTATTAGTGATTGGCGTGGCCTGTTTCAATATAGTCTCAACGCTAGTCATGGCGGTGCGGGATAAAGCCAGTGAAATCGCCATTCTGATGACCATGGGGTTAAGCCGCTTGTCTGTGATGGGGATTTTTATGGTGCAAGGCGCGTTAAATGGCCTTGTAGGCTGTGCCCTTGGCGGCGTGATCGGGATTGCGACTGCGGTGAATCTCAGTGGTATTGCCCGTGGTATTGAGCAGTTGCTCGGTATTCAACTCCTGTCGGCCGATGTGTATTTTGTGGATTTTCTGCCGTCAGAGCTGCATATGACGGATGCTGGTTTAGTGATAGCTACGGCGTTTGTGATGAGTCTTATCGCAACCCTGTATCCCGCGTGGAAGGCGAGCCAGATTGGCCCTGCGCAAGCATTGGCGGGTAGATAG
- a CDS encoding lipoprotein-releasing ABC transporter permease subunit, whose amino-acid sequence MDLRFPLYVGYRYWRARKANAFASFITLFAVSGIFLGVAALIVVSSVMNGLEGQLKQRILGAVPQLTVVTEAPLSDWTIPADKLKALPGVQGVTPSVSTQAMVQSAANIRAVQVFGVFPELAEKLSMVAQHTYSGAFNELTSGQYKVILGSELARQLKVSPGDTVRLLSGDGVVYSPLGPVPSQRKFLVSAVFEMGSQVDAGVAYIHYQDAKRLMRQPSDEINQLRLYLSDPFMAPALAKDVKQVLTQQGIEATTSDWRDTYGHLFSAVKMEKNMMSLMLSLIVAVAAFNIVSALVMMVVDKTTDVAVLKTQGLRTSAVMGIFVVQGLLNAVLGLVLGLVVGILLTLNLNGIMATLGISILGTGQVLPVKLELGQLSMIIVGTLVVTLVATLYPALRAARVQPATALRYE is encoded by the coding sequence ATGGATCTTCGATTTCCTCTCTACGTTGGTTACCGTTATTGGCGGGCCAGAAAAGCAAACGCCTTTGCTTCTTTTATTACTTTATTTGCCGTTTCGGGCATTTTTTTAGGGGTAGCGGCCTTAATCGTGGTCAGCTCAGTGATGAATGGCCTCGAAGGACAATTAAAACAGCGCATTCTAGGCGCCGTCCCCCAATTAACCGTGGTGACTGAGGCGCCCTTAAGCGATTGGACCATTCCTGCGGACAAACTCAAAGCCTTACCGGGCGTGCAGGGCGTGACGCCGAGTGTGTCGACTCAAGCTATGGTGCAGTCGGCGGCTAATATCCGCGCCGTGCAAGTCTTTGGGGTGTTTCCAGAGCTTGCCGAAAAACTCTCTATGGTGGCGCAGCATACCTATTCGGGCGCGTTTAACGAGCTAACTAGCGGCCAATATAAGGTCATCTTAGGCAGTGAGCTTGCCCGCCAATTAAAGGTGAGCCCGGGTGATACCGTGCGCCTGTTAAGCGGCGATGGCGTGGTATATTCGCCGCTCGGCCCAGTCCCTAGCCAACGCAAGTTTTTAGTGTCTGCCGTGTTTGAGATGGGCTCTCAGGTGGATGCGGGCGTTGCCTATATTCATTATCAAGATGCCAAACGTTTAATGCGTCAACCGAGCGATGAAATCAATCAGTTAAGACTGTATTTGAGCGATCCTTTTATGGCGCCAGCACTGGCTAAGGATGTAAAGCAGGTTCTTACTCAGCAGGGCATTGAGGCTACGACCAGTGATTGGCGCGACACCTATGGTCATCTGTTTAGTGCCGTGAAGATGGAGAAAAACATGATGTCGCTGATGTTGAGCCTGATTGTGGCCGTAGCGGCGTTTAATATAGTGTCAGCGCTGGTGATGATGGTGGTGGATAAAACCACCGACGTGGCGGTACTCAAAACCCAAGGCTTACGTACCTCGGCGGTGATGGGCATTTTTGTGGTGCAAGGTTTATTGAATGCGGTATTAGGTTTAGTACTGGGGCTGGTGGTCGGTATTCTGCTCACCCTTAATTTGAATGGCATTATGGCGACCCTAGGGATTTCCATTTTAGGCACTGGGCAAGTGCTGCCGGTTAAATTAGAACTGGGACAATTGTCGATGATTATTGTCGGCACCTTAGTCGTGACCTTAGTGGCGACCCTTTACCCCGCATTGCGAGCGGCACGGGTGCAACCTGCCACGGCGCTGCGTTACGAATAG
- the lolD gene encoding lipoprotein-releasing ABC transporter ATP-binding protein LolD, whose translation MQDVLLQVQAVSKSYHDGDVTTQVLSEVDLQVFKGEQLAIVGTSGSGKSTLLHIMGTLDKPSAGKVLLAGEDLYQVSSARQAQIRNQDLGFIYQFHHLLPEFSALENVAMPAFIQGRDRAQAQADAKVLLERVGLGHRMSHIPAELSGGERQRVAIARALINKPKLVLADEPTGNLDAKSGEAVYELIRELANQLGTAFVVVTHDPKLAARMDRQLTMKNGYLQAVAEHAQ comes from the coding sequence ATGCAAGACGTGTTACTGCAAGTGCAGGCGGTGAGTAAGAGTTATCACGATGGCGATGTGACCACTCAGGTGTTGTCTGAGGTGGATTTACAGGTATTTAAGGGCGAGCAACTGGCGATTGTCGGCACATCCGGCTCGGGCAAGAGTACGCTGCTGCATATTATGGGCACCTTAGATAAACCTTCTGCCGGCAAAGTATTGTTAGCGGGTGAGGATTTATATCAGGTGAGCAGTGCTCGTCAGGCGCAGATCCGCAACCAAGATTTAGGTTTTATCTATCAGTTTCATCACCTTTTGCCTGAATTTAGTGCGCTGGAAAACGTGGCTATGCCGGCGTTTATTCAAGGCAGAGACCGCGCTCAGGCTCAGGCCGATGCCAAAGTGTTGCTCGAAAGAGTAGGGCTTGGGCACAGAATGAGCCATATTCCTGCCGAGCTTTCGGGCGGCGAGCGTCAACGGGTGGCAATCGCACGGGCGCTGATCAACAAACCCAAACTCGTACTGGCCGATGAACCGACGGGAAACCTCGATGCCAAGAGCGGCGAGGCGGTCTATGAGCTGATCCGCGAATTAGCTAATCAACTCGGAACGGCGTTTGTGGTGGTGACTCACGATCCTAAATTAGCGGCGCGGATGGACAGACAACTCACCATGAAGAATGGTTATCTGCAAGCTGTTGCGGAACACGCCCAATGA
- the suhB gene encoding inositol-1-monophosphatase, which translates to MHPMLTIAVRAARAAGQTIMRAYTELDRVEVSAKGVNDFVTSVDKEAEAAITYQIRKSYPDHTIVGEEKGENRGENKDYVWIVDPLDGTNNFVRGIPHFAVSIALQHKGKTEVAVVYDPVREELFTAIRGKGAKLNDFRIRVTNVTELAPTIIGTGFPFKARQHTESYMAIFGEVFGQCSDLRRAGSAALDLAYVAAGRLDGFFEIGLKPWDIAAGDLICREAGGTVTDFTGGHNYLISGNIVAGSPKVTTELVKTMRPLLNEGLKR; encoded by the coding sequence ACACTGAACTTGACCGAGTTGAAGTCAGTGCTAAAGGTGTCAACGATTTTGTTACCAGTGTAGATAAGGAAGCAGAAGCCGCCATTACCTATCAAATTCGCAAATCTTACCCTGATCACACTATCGTGGGTGAAGAAAAAGGCGAAAACCGTGGCGAAAATAAAGACTATGTATGGATAGTTGATCCTCTGGATGGCACTAACAACTTCGTTAGAGGCATTCCCCACTTCGCAGTTTCTATTGCACTGCAACACAAAGGCAAAACTGAAGTTGCCGTTGTGTACGATCCTGTTCGTGAAGAATTATTTACCGCTATCCGTGGTAAAGGCGCCAAATTAAACGATTTCCGTATCCGCGTAACCAATGTGACTGAACTGGCTCCAACTATTATCGGTACAGGTTTCCCATTCAAAGCCCGTCAACACACCGAAAGCTACATGGCAATCTTTGGCGAAGTGTTCGGTCAGTGTTCTGACTTACGCCGCGCAGGTTCTGCTGCATTAGACTTAGCCTATGTAGCGGCTGGCCGTTTAGACGGTTTCTTCGAAATCGGTTTAAAGCCATGGGATATCGCCGCTGGCGACTTAATCTGCCGCGAAGCGGGTGGCACAGTCACCGATTTTACTGGCGGTCATAACTACCTGATCTCTGGCAACATCGTTGCAGGTTCACCAAAGGTGACCACTGAGTTAGTGAAAACCATGCGTCCTTTGCTGAACGAAGGTTTAAAGCGTTAA